From a region of the Calliphora vicina chromosome 4, idCalVici1.1, whole genome shotgun sequence genome:
- the LOC135958012 gene encoding putative nuclease HARBI1, with translation MLSVAFYSSSSSEDEEAVSIQEINAVRKQLRQQSNIFKLPNKKFISYFRLNKDAFKYVLNKISHKMQDPKRNTAVSKLIKLTATMRILAEGSYQKGAGNDHYVNLCQTTVSESFNECIEAMYSELCPRWISFEVDEAKQNEIKIHFFRKTGFPGVIGCIDGTHVSIIPPPVVDRFKYFNRKGFYSLNVMLVSTKLYFFKQYF, from the exons ATGTTAAGTGTAGCTTTTTATTCATCATCATCGTCTGAAGATGAAGAAGCAGTCAGCATTCAAGAAATAAATGCTGTAAGGAAGCAGTTACGACAgcaatcaaatatttttaaacttccAAACAAAAA atttattagttattttagACTTAATAAAGATGCTTTTAAAtacgttttaaataaaatttcacacaaaatGCAAGACCCAAAAAGAAACACAGCTGTATCAAAACTAATCAAGCTAACAGCAACAATGAGAATACTCGCCGAAGGCAGTTATCAAAAAGGTGCTGGGAATGATCATTATGTAAACCTCTGCCAAACAACAGTAAGCGAGTCTTTTAATGAGTGCATAGAAGCGATGTACAGTGAACTGTGTCCAAGATGGATTTCATTTGAAGTTGACGaagcaaaacaaaatgaaatcaaaatacaCTTTTTTCGTAAAACAGGATTCCCTGGTGTAATTGGTTGCATCGATGGAACACATGTTTCAATTATACCTCCACCAGTTGTAGatcgttttaaatattttaaccgAAAAGGATTCTATTCGCTTAATGTCATGCTGGTaagtacaaaattgtattttttcaaacaatactTCTAA
- the LOC135958625 gene encoding uncharacterized protein LOC135958625: protein MNKKYQKATNWHDGKLCQQKMQLRLQAPQLLPGTAAAPPQTQQQQTPRPPTPQQQQQTPQQQQKTPQQQQTPTPQQQQQAPPTPQQQQQAPPTPKQQQQAPPIPKQQQQAPPTPQQQEPATPQQQTPQPLEATTKKRQYSAPPPPLPRRNY from the exons atgaataaaaaataccaaaaggCCACAAATTGGCATGACGGAAAATTATGCCAACAGAAAATGCAATTAAGACTGCAAG CACCTCAACTACTACCAGGAACAGCAGCAGCTCCACCACaaacacaacagcaacaaacacCAAGACCACCAACtccacaacaacagcaacaaacaccacaacaacagcaaaaaacaccacaacagcaacaaacaccaactccacaacaacagcaacaagcaCCACCAACtccacaacaacagcaacaagcaCCACCAACtccaaaacaacagcaacaagcaCCACCAATtccaaaacaacagcaacaagcaCCACCAACTCCACAACAACAAGAACCAGCAACTCCACAACAACAAACACCTCAACCACTTGAGGCAACAACAAAGAAGCGGCAATATTCTGCCCCTCCTCCGCCTCTACCGAGAAGAAActattaa